The Mercurialis annua linkage group LG8, ddMerAnnu1.2, whole genome shotgun sequence genome window below encodes:
- the LOC126659716 gene encoding inositol-tetrakisphosphate 1-kinase 4-like, whose product MRINDEISPEEKEEVKTTSLLSIPQPQKTVVVGYALTSKKRKSFLQPKLEALARNKGISFVAIDVKKPLLDQGPFDVVLHKLLGKDWCEAIEDYQQKNPEVTVLDPPSAIQHLRNRQSMLQDVADLNLAGPNGKVCVPKQMVVNKDPSSIPQEVSKAGLKLPLVAKPLVVDGTAKSHELFLAYDEYSLSELEPPLVLQEFVNHGGVLFKIYIVGESIKVVRRFSLPNVSNCELEKVAGVLRFPRVSSAAASADDADLDPSVGELPPLPLLEKLASELRRRLGLQLFNIDMIREHGTKDVFYVIDINYFPGYGKMPDYEYIFTDFLLSLPQNKSKRRPST is encoded by the exons ATGAGGATAAACGATGAAATCTCGCCGGAGGAGAAGGAGGAGGTGAAAACGACGTCGTTGTTATCTATACCACAGCCTCAAAAAACGGTGGTTGTTGGGTATGCCTTGACATCCAAGAAGAGGAAGAGTTTCTTACAGCCCAAGCTTGAAGCTTTGGCTAG AAATAAAGGGATCTCGTTTGTTGCCATTGACGTAAAGAAGCCATTATTAGATCAAGGTCCTTTTGATGTTGTTCTGCACAAG TTGTTGGGAAAGGACTGGTGTGAAGCTATTGAG GATTACCAGCAAAAGAATCCAGAAGTAACTGTCCTTGATCCTCCTAGTGCTATACAACATCTACGAAATCGCCAGTCAATGCTTCAGGATGTTGCTGATCTCAACTTGGCTGGTCCCAATG GCAAAGTTTGTGTTCCAAAGCAAATGGTTGTCAATAAAGATCCATCATCCATTCCTCAGGAAGTTTCTAAAGCTGGGCTGAAGTTGCCACTAG TTGCAAAACCACTGGTAGTGGATGGAACTGCCAAGTCGCATGAGTTGTTTCTTGCGTATGATGAATACTCTTTGTCGGAACTGGAACCCCCATTGGTTCTACAAGAGTTTGTTAATCATG GTGGTGTTCTCTTTAAGATTTACATTGTTGGTGAATCTATAAAGGTCGTTCGACGTTTCTCTCTGCCTAATGTCAGTAATTGTGAGCTAGAAAAAGTTGCGGGTGTGCTTCGTTTTCCTAGGGTCTCGTCTGCCGCAGCTTCTGCAGATGATGCAGATTTGGATCCTTCTGTTGGTG AACTTCCTCCACTTCCTTTACTGGAGAAGCTAGCAAGCGAGCTTCGTCGTCGACTG GGTCTCCAATTGTTCAACATCGATATGATTCGCGAGCATGGGACTAAAGATGTATTCTATGTGATTGACATTAACTACTTTCCTG GTTATGGGAAAATGCCGGATTATGAGTACATTTTCACCGATTTCTTGCTGAGCCTACCGCAGAACAAGTCTAAAAGGAGACCTTCGACATGA
- the LOC126660427 gene encoding UBP1-associated protein 2A-like — MAKKRKHDAKAATAAESAEPPQKLQHQEEEAEPEQQKQELVDEEYEQEVEEIEEEVEEEEADGDEVPGDQEIKDDNDGGDDDDDDDPIEKLLEPFGKEQILNLLKEASDKHTDVADRIRKIADADPAHRKIFVHGLGWDATEETLINSFKQFGEIEDCKAVCDKVTGKCKGYGFILFKKRSGARKALVEPQKKIGNRITSSQLASTGPVPGAGAPSGQSGFQPQVSEFTQRKIYVSNVGADLDPNALMSFFAKFGEIEEGPLGLDKVTGKPKGFCLFVYKSSESARRALEEPHKNFEGHVLHCQKAVDGPRHGKSQHQPQHHHHNAQKSHYNRNGNPGGYNAPGPAHLMAPSARPGFGFNQGAAGAAALNPALGQALSALLASQGAGLNLNLLGNLGSAAGVNQGGVPGAATGIQSGYGTQASPGVIGYGNQGMMQGGYSSQQVGQGSSGRGQHGVGQYGGGGPYIGQ, encoded by the coding sequence ATGGCAAAGAAGCGAAAGCACGACGCTAAAGCCGCCACCGCCGCGGAGTCAGCAGAACCGCCGCAGAAGCTCCAGCACCAAGAAGAAGAAGCCGAGCCAGAGCAACAAAAACAAGAACTCGTAGACGAAGAATACGAACAAGAAGTCGAAGAAATCGAGGAAgaagtagaagaagaagaagccgACGGAGACGAGGTTCCCGGCGATCAAGAAATTAAGGACGATAACGATGGCGGCGACGACGATGACGATGATGATCCGATTGAGAAATTGCTTGAGCCGTTTGGGAAGGAGCAGATACTGAATCTTCTAAAGGAAGCTTCTGATAAGCACACTGACGTGGCGGATCGGATTCGGAAAATAGCTGACGCTGATCCGGCGCATAGGAAGATATTTGTGCACGGACTTGGTTGGGATGCTACGGAGGAAACCCTAATTAATTCTTTTAAGCAGTTCGGTGAAATTGAGGATTGTAAGGCGGTTTGCGATAAGGTTACGGGGAAATGTAAAGGTTACGGTTTTATTCTGTTTAAGAAACGAAGTGGTGCTCGTAAGGCGTTGGTGGAGCCGCAGAAGAAGATTGGGAATCGGATTACTTCGTCTCAGTTGGCGTCCACTGGTCCGGTTCCTGGAGCTGGAGCGCCGAGTGGGCAGAGCGGGTTTCAGCCGCAAGTGTCTGAGTTTACTCAGAGGAAGATTTATGTGAGTAATGTTGGGGCGGATTTGGATCCTAATGCGCTAATGAGTTTCTTTGCGAAGTTTGGGGAGATTGAGGAAGGTCCTTTAGGTTTAGATAAGGTAACAGGGAAGCCGAAAgggttttgtttgtttgtgtaTAAGAGTAGTGAGAGTGCTCGGAGAGCGCTTGAGGAGCCCCATAAGAATTTCGAAGGTCATGTTTTGCATTGTCAGAAGGCTGTTGATGGACCTAGACATGGGAAATCGCAGCACCAGCCGCAACATCATCATCATAATGCTCAAAAATCTCATTATAATCGAAATGGGAATCCTGGCGGTTATAATGCTCCTGGTCCAGCGCATTTGATGGCGCCGTCTGCTCGACCGGGATTTGGGTTTAATCAAGGAGCTGCTGGAGCAGCTGCTTTGAATCCTGCACTTGGACAGGCGTTATCGGCATTGCTTGCTAGTCAGGGTGCTGGATTGAATCTTAATTTGTTAGGAAATTTAGGTTCTGCTGCTGGGGTTAACCAGGGTGGTGTGCCTGGGGCAGCAACTGGGATACAGAGTGGATATGGTACTCAAGCGAGTCCAGGAGTGATTGGATATGGGAATCAGGGAATGATGCAGGGTGGTTACTCAAGTCAGCAGGTGGGGCAGGGTAGTTCTGGAAGAGGGCAGCATGGTGTTGGCCAATATGGTGGTGGAGGGCCTTACATCGGTCAGTAG
- the LOC126660429 gene encoding uncharacterized protein LOC126660429 — protein sequence MGLGNVTEALAQSVTARVVTVTEYVKQNGLLGLAHGLECAFLEFIVQPVIGALCYPFVARVGRSDATCFEASSELPMLSYREAGSVFSERSRLTVGLFFVRLRRDLSGLFCGSSECFWQWWWFSGDGRWVGAG from the exons ATGGGACTAGGTAATGTAACCGAAGCTCTGGCACAAAGTGTTACTGCTAGAGTTGTGACCGTGACAGAGTATGTCAAACAAAATGGTCTCTTAGGACTTGCTCATGGACTTGAGTGTGCGTTCTTGGAATTTATTGTACAGCCAGTTATTGGAGCATTATGTTATCCTTTTGTCGCAAGAGTTGGCCGCTCAGATGCAACTTGTTTTGAAGCTAGTTCTGAATTGCCAATGCTCTCCTATCGAGAAGCTGGGAGTGTGTTCTCAGAGAGAAGCCGTTTGACAG TTGGTTTGTTCTTCGTCCGACTGAGAAGAGACCTATCAGGTCTGTTCTGCGGCAGCAGTGAATGTTTCTGGCAATGGTGGTGGTTTTCGGGAGACGGCAGGTGGGTGGGTGCCGGTTAG
- the LOC130014918 gene encoding DNA-directed RNA polymerase III subunit RPC10-like, which yields MEFCPTCGILLKYEQPSMGQPSRFYCSTCPYFCSIETRVKIKRKHQLVKKEVEPVFTLADMMKGGSETDNVTCPHCNFGKARFHELQIRSADEPATLFFCCMNDKCSKMWREN from the exons ATGGAATTTTGCCCGACGTGTGGAATTTTATTGAAATACGAGCAGCCAAGCATGGGTCAGCCATCCAGATTTTATTGCTCTACTTGCCCCTATTTTTGTTCTATAGAGACCCGG gtTAAGATAAAGAGGAAACATCAGCTGGTGAAAAAAGAAGTAGAGCCAGTTTTTACCCTTGCTGATATGATGAAAGGCGGTTCTGAAACTGATA ATGTAACGTGTCCTCATTGCAACTTTGGAAAGGCCCGTTTCCATGAGCTACAGATTCGGTCGGCCGATGAGCCTGCGACTTTGTTTTTCTGTTGCATGAATGATAAGTGCTCAAAGATGTGGCGTGAGAATTAG